Proteins from one Dysgonomonas sp. HDW5A genomic window:
- a CDS encoding alpha-L-fucosidase — translation MKNKTLLTLFLSVTTLSSAWAQTFVHEKSETYTYPKDAQVLEKLDKWQDQKFGMLIHYGLYSELGIVESWTLCAEDWINRDSTITYDEYKQRYWATIDRFNPTKLDPASWAKSGKEAGMKYVVFTTKHHDGFNMYDTKYSDFSIANGPFKNDARKNVAKEVFNAFRNEGYMIGAYYSKPDWHSQYYWWDRYSTPDRNPSYSIDANPWRWNKFKEYTYNQIEELMNGNYGSMDILWLDGGWVRPSKKGDAGLEGDFYRGSQDIDMPKIAAMARSYQPGLLVVDRTVSGEFENYQTPENGIPKQQLSNPWESCITLGGAWGFVKNDRYKSNYKVIAILSEIVAKGGNLLLGVGPAPDGTLPAEVSKRLSEIGEWTAKNGEAIYNTRITPIYNDGSTWFTQSKDGKKMYAIHCLEEGKAMPKTVVWKGNDPAKGSKVIFLQTGKAVNWKKTSQGVEVSVPSGLPSNQPALAFAFSAE, via the coding sequence ATGAAAAACAAAACCTTATTGACCCTCTTTTTGTCGGTAACTACTTTGTCTTCGGCATGGGCACAGACTTTTGTGCATGAAAAATCTGAGACATACACATATCCCAAAGATGCCCAAGTGTTGGAAAAGCTAGATAAGTGGCAGGATCAGAAGTTTGGAATGCTTATTCATTACGGGCTATATTCCGAACTGGGGATAGTTGAGTCGTGGACTCTGTGTGCCGAAGATTGGATTAATCGCGATTCTACCATTACTTATGACGAATACAAACAACGTTATTGGGCAACCATCGATCGTTTTAATCCTACCAAACTGGATCCTGCCTCATGGGCAAAATCGGGAAAGGAAGCCGGGATGAAGTATGTTGTATTTACGACTAAGCATCACGATGGTTTCAATATGTACGATACAAAGTACAGCGATTTCTCGATTGCTAACGGGCCTTTTAAGAACGATGCCCGTAAGAATGTAGCCAAAGAAGTTTTTAATGCATTTCGCAACGAAGGGTATATGATAGGTGCGTATTATTCTAAACCCGATTGGCACTCGCAATATTATTGGTGGGACAGGTATTCGACGCCCGACCGTAACCCAAGTTACAGTATTGATGCAAATCCGTGGAGATGGAATAAATTCAAAGAGTATACCTATAATCAGATCGAAGAATTGATGAATGGCAATTATGGCAGTATGGATATTCTTTGGCTCGATGGCGGGTGGGTGCGTCCTTCGAAAAAAGGTGATGCAGGACTCGAAGGCGATTTTTACAGAGGTTCGCAAGATATAGATATGCCTAAGATTGCAGCAATGGCTCGCAGTTATCAGCCCGGATTATTGGTCGTAGACAGAACTGTATCGGGTGAATTCGAAAATTATCAGACACCCGAAAACGGTATCCCTAAGCAACAATTGAGTAATCCATGGGAAAGTTGTATTACATTGGGTGGAGCATGGGGCTTTGTGAAAAATGACAGATATAAAAGTAACTATAAGGTGATAGCCATTCTGAGTGAAATTGTTGCCAAAGGTGGTAATTTATTATTGGGAGTAGGACCTGCTCCTGATGGAACATTGCCGGCTGAGGTATCAAAACGTCTGTCTGAGATAGGGGAGTGGACTGCCAAAAACGGAGAGGCAATATATAATACGCGAATTACTCCTATATATAATGACGGATCAACTTGGTTTACTCAAAGTAAAGACGGAAAGAAGATGTATGCCATACATTGTCTTGAAGAAGGAAAAGCTATGCCTAAGACTGTTGTATGGAAAGGAAACGATCCTGCAAAAGGTTCGAAGGTGATATTTCTGCAAACAGGTAAGGCTGTCAATTGGAAAAAGACATCACAAGGTGTAGAGGTTTCAGTACCATCGGGGCTTCCGTCCAATCAGCCTGCACTGGCTTTTGCTTTTAGTGCCGAATGA
- a CDS encoding alpha-L-fucosidase produces the protein MKNKVLSLFLLSALAVSTASAQTYAHGRSETYTAPTDAKVLEKLDKWQDQKFGMLIHYGLYSQMGIVESWSICAEEEDWIPRDSTIAYDAYKRKYWNVINEFNPTKLDPASWAKVGKQAGMKYAVFTTKHHDGFNMFDTKQTDFSIANGAFKNDPRRNVAKEVFNAFRNEGYMIGAYYSKPDWHCQYYWWDRYATPTRNVNYNIENNKWRWNKFKEFSYNQIQELMNGDYGNIDILWLDGGWVRPAREGDAARQGRAYKGSQDIDMPKIAAMARSYQPGLLVVDRTVPGEFENYQTPERGIPDMQLDNPWESCITLGWDWGYTPTDQYKSPAAVIHTLVEIVAKGGNLLLGIGPKPDGTLPDEVTQRLIKIGDWTTKNGEAIYNTRITPNYRDGATWFTQSKDGDTIYAITNLEEGKPIPKTIVWNANEPAKGSKMIFLQTGKAVNWKKTAKGIEVSVPSGLPADQAALAFSFIGTKNKS, from the coding sequence ATGAAAAATAAAGTTTTATCCCTCTTCCTACTTTCTGCACTTGCAGTATCTACGGCTTCAGCCCAGACATATGCGCATGGCAGATCAGAGACGTATACAGCTCCTACTGATGCTAAAGTTTTAGAAAAGCTCGATAAATGGCAGGATCAAAAATTCGGTATGCTTATTCATTATGGATTATATTCTCAAATGGGAATTGTAGAATCTTGGTCGATATGTGCCGAAGAAGAAGATTGGATTCCTCGCGACAGTACCATTGCATATGATGCTTATAAACGTAAGTACTGGAATGTTATCAATGAATTTAATCCTACAAAACTAGATCCGGCCTCATGGGCAAAGGTTGGTAAGCAAGCCGGTATGAAGTACGCGGTATTTACCACCAAGCATCACGATGGGTTTAATATGTTTGATACTAAACAAACTGATTTTTCGATAGCAAACGGAGCTTTCAAGAATGATCCACGCCGTAATGTAGCTAAAGAAGTCTTCAATGCATTTCGTAACGAAGGATATATGATAGGTGCATATTATTCTAAACCCGACTGGCATTGTCAATATTATTGGTGGGACAGATATGCAACCCCTACCAGAAACGTTAATTATAATATAGAGAATAATAAGTGGCGTTGGAATAAATTTAAAGAGTTTTCTTATAATCAAATTCAAGAACTAATGAATGGTGATTATGGAAACATAGATATTCTTTGGCTCGATGGAGGTTGGGTACGTCCTGCCCGTGAGGGAGACGCTGCTCGTCAAGGTCGTGCATACAAAGGTTCACAGGATATAGATATGCCTAAGATTGCCGCCATGGCTCGTAGTTATCAGCCCGGATTGTTGGTTGTAGATCGTACAGTACCCGGCGAATTCGAAAATTATCAGACACCCGAACGCGGTATTCCCGATATGCAACTCGATAATCCGTGGGAAAGCTGCATTACCTTAGGTTGGGATTGGGGTTATACTCCTACCGATCAGTATAAATCGCCTGCTGCGGTTATTCATACTTTAGTAGAAATTGTAGCTAAAGGTGGAAATTTATTATTAGGAATAGGCCCGAAGCCTGACGGAACGCTTCCGGATGAGGTGACTCAGCGCTTGATTAAAATCGGTGATTGGACTACCAAAAACGGAGAGGCTATTTATAATACACGTATTACTCCTAACTATCGGGATGGAGCAACTTGGTTCACACAAAGTAAAGATGGTGATACAATTTATGCAATTACAAATCTTGAAGAAGGAAAGCCTATACCAAAGACCATAGTCTGGAATGCTAATGAACCGGCAAAAGGTTCAAAGATGATTTTTTTACAAACAGGTAAGGCTGTAAATTGGAAAAAAACAGCTAAGGGAATTGAGGTTTCAGTGCCTTCAGGTCTTCCTGCCGATCAAGCAGCTTTGGCTTTTTCTTTTATCGGCACAAAAAATAAAAGTTAA
- a CDS encoding WG repeat-containing protein, which translates to MKKIVILTFLLLAVLCAKAQSSYKYGVVNRNNEEIVPIIYNHIDSFRNGFAKVTKKGKVGLIDTSGKQTVPCLYDEIKDIEDGMAVVSKGNRYGVINTANDTIIPIKNLSVTNYFKGTFLVYDNYLFGVVDSTGKATVPFSKSIGVPYSGDNRYIIITRMDKSEQKIIDRNNNDVYSFPGYGVRDLNNGYLGIWKKTVSDQAAMYLNINSPETIVTYKIVDIAGNEINPSLTMEYNLVFNNGLSRISRDNKTGVINIKGQQLIPCEYSRIYDFKDGYAKVRQDTSFLYGPNKYGMVNDKGKLIIPCLYDGLGEVKDGKILALLNQKYGFLNTSGQTVIAPKYDFAQNFENGYAIVGNKNKFGVIDHNGKVIIPILYDQIKNIDTNYFIATQNLQSGVIDTKGNTHVPFVYKALNKLSNSNFIAAQKDKLWGVIDMQGNEIIPFIYNEIASYSDGMFVVQSYPAK; encoded by the coding sequence ATGAAAAAAATAGTTATTCTCACTTTTCTACTCCTCGCTGTACTTTGTGCCAAAGCACAGAGCAGCTATAAATATGGAGTCGTCAACAGAAATAACGAGGAGATTGTACCTATAATATACAACCATATAGACAGCTTCAGAAATGGGTTTGCCAAAGTAACAAAAAAAGGGAAAGTGGGTCTTATCGACACTTCGGGAAAACAAACCGTACCGTGCCTATATGATGAAATAAAAGACATTGAGGATGGAATGGCTGTGGTCTCGAAAGGAAACAGATACGGAGTGATAAACACGGCAAACGATACTATTATACCTATCAAAAATTTATCTGTGACCAATTATTTCAAAGGTACGTTTCTGGTGTATGACAACTATTTGTTTGGTGTGGTCGATTCGACAGGAAAAGCGACTGTACCCTTCAGCAAGTCAATAGGAGTACCTTATTCGGGAGACAACAGATACATCATAATTACTCGCATGGACAAAAGCGAGCAGAAAATTATTGACAGAAATAACAACGATGTATATTCTTTTCCGGGTTACGGAGTACGCGATCTCAACAACGGATATCTAGGTATATGGAAAAAAACAGTTTCGGATCAGGCAGCCATGTATCTGAATATAAATTCGCCCGAAACAATCGTAACATACAAAATTGTAGACATCGCAGGAAACGAGATCAATCCCTCGTTAACGATGGAATATAATCTGGTATTTAATAATGGGCTGAGCCGAATATCCAGAGATAATAAAACAGGAGTCATAAATATAAAGGGTCAGCAGCTTATACCTTGCGAATATAGCCGGATCTACGATTTTAAGGATGGATATGCAAAAGTAAGGCAAGACACGTCTTTTTTATATGGGCCGAATAAATACGGAATGGTCAACGATAAAGGGAAGCTTATTATACCCTGCTTATATGATGGACTCGGAGAAGTAAAAGATGGCAAAATATTAGCTTTACTCAACCAAAAATATGGCTTTTTAAATACTTCCGGACAGACTGTAATAGCTCCTAAATACGATTTTGCACAAAATTTCGAAAATGGATATGCTATTGTTGGCAATAAAAATAAATTTGGAGTCATAGACCACAACGGAAAGGTTATTATACCTATACTTTATGACCAAATAAAAAATATAGACACAAACTACTTTATTGCAACTCAGAACCTACAATCGGGTGTTATAGATACCAAAGGGAACACACATGTGCCATTTGTATACAAGGCATTGAACAAGTTATCGAACTCTAATTTTATAGCCGCTCAAAAAGACAAATTATGGGGCGTGATTGATATGCAAGGCAACGAAATCATACCTTTCATTTATAATGAAATAGCATCTTATTCGGATGGTATGTTTGTCGTACAATCCTATCCAGCCAAATAA
- a CDS encoding phosphatase PAP2 family protein, whose translation MLQITFPTWDRDLFLYLNSKHNPWFDPIMYAVSTYTAWMLICISIIVFMIYRDRIWGKRAAVFMLMGVAMNSITNNIIKILIMRPRPSNEPDLQDIIHQLGDPDNHYSFFSAHSSNSICLALFSTLYFRNKYYGIVIFAWAMTVAYSRIYVGRHYPLDIICGILFGLLTGWISDWLYQMYRNKKTSQSIN comes from the coding sequence ATGCTGCAAATAACATTCCCAACGTGGGACAGAGACTTATTTCTCTACCTCAACAGCAAACATAATCCATGGTTCGACCCCATTATGTATGCAGTCAGTACTTATACAGCCTGGATGCTGATATGTATATCGATTATTGTATTTATGATATACCGCGACAGGATATGGGGTAAACGTGCAGCCGTTTTTATGCTCATGGGTGTTGCCATGAATAGTATTACGAACAACATTATTAAAATACTGATTATGCGCCCCCGCCCATCCAACGAACCCGATTTGCAGGATATTATTCACCAGTTAGGCGATCCCGATAATCATTACAGCTTTTTCTCGGCACATTCATCCAACTCGATATGTCTGGCATTATTCAGTACACTATACTTTAGAAACAAATACTACGGAATCGTTATCTTCGCATGGGCTATGACAGTAGCTTACAGCCGCATTTATGTAGGCAGACATTATCCGCTCGACATTATATGCGGTATTTTGTTCGGATTACTCACCGGATGGATTTCAGATTGGTTATATCAAATGTATCGCAATAAAAAAACAAGCCAGAGTATTAATTAA
- a CDS encoding DUF4230 domain-containing protein — MQKKLIPLSILIIILGLVALIIYLLKSDNKDERTIVSHTMVVQQIEEMGKLEVVKYNIQDMMEYEKVRQWLPNSKATLKIVGEVIACVDLTIVGENDIVTQGDSISLMLPFPEICHYKIDHSRSRVYNMEYGLWESAEIVEDAYKNAEQQIYQQAQNMGIEEESRENTIKVLTPILRAMGFTKIYIGFKSPDSSSNPERSKINLH, encoded by the coding sequence ATGCAAAAAAAGCTGATTCCGTTAAGCATTCTTATTATAATACTGGGACTTGTTGCTCTGATTATCTACCTTTTAAAATCGGACAATAAAGACGAGCGTACGATTGTATCGCATACTATGGTGGTGCAGCAAATCGAAGAAATGGGAAAACTGGAGGTCGTAAAGTATAACATACAAGACATGATGGAATACGAAAAAGTACGTCAGTGGCTGCCTAACTCCAAAGCAACATTGAAAATTGTAGGTGAAGTAATTGCCTGCGTAGACCTTACCATTGTAGGAGAAAACGATATTGTAACTCAAGGAGACTCTATAAGCCTGATGCTCCCCTTTCCCGAAATATGTCATTATAAAATAGATCATTCGCGATCGCGTGTATATAATATGGAGTATGGATTATGGGAAAGTGCCGAAATAGTTGAAGACGCTTACAAGAATGCGGAACAACAAATTTATCAACAGGCTCAAAATATGGGTATCGAAGAAGAAAGCCGTGAAAATACGATCAAAGTGCTTACACCTATACTTCGGGCAATGGGATTTACAAAAATATACATCGGTTTTAAATCGCCCGATAGTAGCTCGAATCCCGAACGATCAAAAATTAATCTGCATTAA
- a CDS encoding DUF2089 family protein, producing MKLPSQCPSCQAQLKVKSLKCENCDTEVIGLYDLPVLARLSSDDQEFILKFMKNSGSLKDMAKDLNLSYPTVRNLLDEVIEKIIQYEK from the coding sequence ATGAAATTACCTAGTCAATGTCCCAGCTGTCAGGCGCAGCTAAAAGTCAAGAGTTTGAAATGTGAGAATTGCGATACCGAAGTTATCGGCTTGTATGATCTGCCCGTATTGGCTCGCCTTTCGTCGGATGATCAGGAGTTTATTCTGAAGTTTATGAAAAATAGCGGAAGCCTTAAAGATATGGCTAAAGACCTTAATTTGAGTTACCCTACCGTACGTAACTTATTGGATGAAGTAATCGAAAAAATTATACAGTATGAAAAATAA
- a CDS encoding DUF1080 domain-containing protein, which produces MKIISKKTALKSMFVLSIAASALFTSCGAKEQNTLTKQEIADGWELLFDGKTMAGWRDYNGTDLTQPWHVVDGCIQAKGDGSDASGYIVTDKQYENFELSWDWKLSKGGNSGMIYHVVERPQFNVPYVTGPEYQLIDEPNFPEPLEDWQKLGVDYAMHLPDTSLMKVNPYGEWNNSKIVFDNGHVEHWLNGVKILEFEAWTDDWFERKNSGKWAHAPEYGLSKKGVICLQDHGSPASFRNIKIKELPRKTKEVNLFNGVDLKGWDKYGTELWYVKDSLLICESGPDKQYGYLATRDYYDDFDLTVEFKQEADGNSGVFFRSFVADTVKVNGWQVEVAPKGHDTAGIYESYGRGWLAQIPDEKETILKENDWNTMRIKVQGDSVTTWLNGQEMISLKDDKIGAGQGRIALQIHDGGGIKVLWRNMKLKTL; this is translated from the coding sequence ATGAAAATTATTTCGAAAAAGACAGCTTTAAAAAGCATGTTTGTTCTGAGTATTGCAGCTTCGGCATTATTTACTTCCTGCGGAGCTAAAGAGCAAAATACATTAACAAAACAAGAGATTGCCGATGGATGGGAGCTTTTGTTTGATGGTAAAACAATGGCCGGATGGCGTGACTACAACGGTACCGACCTTACTCAGCCTTGGCATGTAGTGGATGGATGCATTCAGGCAAAGGGTGATGGTAGCGATGCCAGCGGATACATTGTAACGGACAAACAGTATGAAAATTTCGAATTGTCTTGGGACTGGAAACTGTCGAAAGGTGGAAACAGTGGTATGATATATCACGTTGTAGAACGTCCTCAGTTTAATGTACCTTATGTAACGGGTCCCGAATACCAACTTATTGACGAACCTAATTTTCCTGAACCATTGGAAGATTGGCAGAAGCTGGGAGTGGATTATGCAATGCATTTACCCGATACATCGTTGATGAAAGTAAATCCTTATGGAGAATGGAACAACTCTAAAATAGTATTTGACAACGGTCATGTCGAACATTGGCTCAATGGTGTAAAAATCCTCGAATTTGAAGCTTGGACTGACGATTGGTTTGAACGTAAAAACAGTGGAAAGTGGGCGCATGCTCCTGAATACGGATTATCCAAAAAAGGTGTGATCTGTCTTCAAGACCATGGTTCGCCTGCATCGTTTCGAAATATCAAAATAAAAGAATTGCCTCGTAAAACGAAAGAGGTCAATTTGTTCAACGGAGTAGATCTTAAAGGCTGGGATAAATATGGTACCGAATTGTGGTATGTAAAAGACAGTCTGTTGATTTGCGAGAGTGGACCCGACAAGCAATACGGTTATTTGGCTACACGTGACTATTACGATGATTTTGACCTTACCGTAGAATTTAAGCAAGAGGCAGACGGTAATTCGGGAGTGTTTTTTAGATCTTTTGTTGCCGACACTGTTAAAGTAAACGGTTGGCAGGTAGAAGTTGCTCCAAAAGGACACGATACAGCCGGTATATATGAGTCGTACGGTCGTGGCTGGTTGGCACAGATACCCGATGAGAAAGAAACTATTCTGAAAGAAAACGATTGGAACACCATGCGCATAAAAGTACAGGGAGACAGTGTGACTACATGGCTCAATGGACAGGAAATGATCAGTCTGAAAGATGATAAAATAGGAGCGGGACAGGGACGTATTGCTCTGCAGATTCATGATGGCGGAGGTATCAAGGTCTTGTGGCGTAATATGAAATTGAAGACGCTGTAA
- a CDS encoding patatin family protein, with protein MITKESKSAKLDIANMGLVLEGGALRGVFTCGVLDWMMDNDIRFPYVIGVSAGACNGASYVSGQRGRARYSNIELLDKFQYIGLKHYLKKGNFLDFDLLFDDFPNRILPFDFDAYASAGICFEMIVSSCLTGEAEYMEEYSDHERLLQILKASSSMPLFSPVCYVDGTPMLDGGVCDSIPVERCLTKGYDKMLVILTRNAGYRKKEAGLKLPRFFYKKYPEMRNAINRRNEIYNQQLERVEELEQQGKAIVIRPIEPMTINRIEKNTNVLIHFYNHGYECAKLMLG; from the coding sequence ATGATAACTAAAGAATCAAAATCAGCAAAATTAGATATAGCCAACATGGGGCTTGTACTCGAAGGAGGGGCATTGAGAGGTGTCTTTACCTGTGGGGTACTTGATTGGATGATGGATAACGATATCCGTTTTCCGTATGTGATAGGCGTGTCGGCCGGAGCGTGCAACGGAGCATCCTATGTTTCGGGGCAACGGGGCAGGGCTCGCTACAGTAATATCGAATTGTTGGATAAGTTTCAATACATAGGCTTGAAGCATTACCTGAAAAAAGGCAACTTTTTGGACTTCGATTTGCTGTTTGATGATTTTCCAAATCGAATATTACCTTTCGATTTTGATGCGTATGCATCTGCGGGAATCTGTTTTGAGATGATTGTCAGCAGTTGTCTAACAGGAGAGGCAGAGTATATGGAAGAGTATTCGGATCACGAGCGGCTATTACAAATACTGAAGGCTTCGAGCAGTATGCCTTTATTCTCTCCCGTATGTTATGTTGATGGTACTCCTATGTTAGACGGTGGTGTGTGTGATTCTATCCCTGTTGAGCGTTGTTTGACAAAAGGATATGATAAAATGCTGGTGATACTGACTCGTAATGCAGGTTATCGTAAAAAAGAGGCCGGATTGAAACTACCCCGTTTCTTTTATAAAAAATATCCCGAAATGCGTAATGCGATCAATCGTCGCAACGAAATATACAATCAGCAGCTCGAGCGTGTCGAAGAATTAGAACAGCAAGGCAAGGCTATCGTTATAAGACCGATTGAGCCTATGACTATCAATAGGATAGAGAAAAACACAAACGTATTGATTCATTTTTACAATCATGGTTACGAATGTGCAAAGCTGATGCTAGGATAA
- a CDS encoding GNAT family N-acetyltransferase: protein MPIRNAEITDSQAIRDMLEQLGYPLTTKHVQDKLELLLNSMGDAVYVYEDKNQIVGFITLHFSIQLAFEKNFCEIGYFVVDSNIRSKGIGRQLEEKACQVALEKGCDHINVFSMAHRSDAHRFYERQGYTHIQRFFEKKL, encoded by the coding sequence ATGCCCATCAGAAATGCAGAGATAACTGATAGTCAAGCCATCAGAGATATGTTGGAGCAATTGGGCTACCCATTGACAACAAAACACGTACAAGATAAGCTCGAACTCCTATTAAATAGTATGGGGGATGCAGTATATGTATATGAAGATAAAAACCAGATTGTAGGTTTTATTACACTTCATTTTTCGATACAACTGGCTTTCGAAAAAAACTTCTGCGAGATAGGATATTTTGTTGTCGACAGCAATATACGCAGCAAAGGTATTGGTCGCCAACTCGAAGAAAAAGCCTGTCAGGTTGCCCTCGAAAAAGGTTGTGACCATATAAATGTATTCAGCATGGCACATCGCAGCGATGCCCATCGTTTTTACGAACGACAGGGATACACTCACATTCAAAGATTTTTCGAGAAAAAGTTATAA
- a CDS encoding DUF5856 family protein produces the protein MSTTTAKEKAVKGLNGSAAEVGAFLGKVVSFNNSLKLYHWHVTGAGSYAKHIALDQALEGLTEATDRLVETTYAMAGDITIVIPETKNPADIVNHVCGFYDVVEDARKYFSEAFTQAIIDDYHEALQQLLYRLKRLQ, from the coding sequence ATGAGTACTACAACAGCAAAAGAAAAGGCAGTAAAAGGACTTAACGGTTCAGCTGCTGAAGTAGGTGCATTTTTAGGAAAAGTGGTTTCTTTCAATAACAGTCTTAAATTATATCACTGGCATGTAACAGGTGCTGGTAGTTATGCTAAACATATTGCATTAGACCAAGCTTTAGAAGGTTTAACGGAAGCTACCGATCGTTTGGTTGAAACTACATATGCTATGGCAGGCGATATTACTATCGTTATTCCTGAAACTAAAAATCCGGCAGATATTGTAAATCATGTATGTGGATTTTATGATGTGGTTGAAGATGCACGTAAATATTTTTCAGAAGCATTTACACAAGCAATTATCGATGACTATCATGAAGCTCTTCAACAATTGCTTTACAGATTGAAAAGATTACAATAA
- a CDS encoding NAD(P)-dependent oxidoreductase, whose product MKNIVLIGASGFVGSALLKEALDRGYAVKAVVRNPEKVKVENKHLQLIKADVTDVKKLEEIVKGADAIISAYNPGWSNPSIYDDTLKGYRAIIDAAKHAGVLRLQVVGGAGSLLVAPGKTVLQSGVIPDAIKPGVESLAKVLTDYLLPEKQLDWVFFSPAGTIEPGERTANYRLGKDYLIVDEKGNSKISVEDYAKAMLDELETPKHHRERFTIGY is encoded by the coding sequence ATGAAAAATATTGTATTGATTGGAGCCAGTGGTTTTGTTGGGTCTGCACTTCTTAAAGAAGCACTAGACCGTGGATACGCTGTAAAAGCAGTAGTGCGTAACCCCGAAAAAGTAAAAGTTGAAAACAAACATCTTCAACTTATAAAAGCAGATGTAACCGATGTGAAAAAGCTGGAAGAAATAGTAAAAGGAGCCGATGCTATTATAAGTGCATACAATCCGGGGTGGAGTAATCCTTCTATTTATGATGATACACTTAAAGGATACAGGGCGATAATAGATGCAGCGAAACACGCAGGAGTATTGCGTTTGCAGGTTGTTGGCGGAGCAGGAAGCTTGTTGGTAGCACCGGGTAAAACGGTATTGCAATCGGGAGTTATACCCGATGCCATCAAACCCGGAGTAGAATCGTTGGCTAAGGTATTGACCGATTATCTACTACCCGAAAAACAATTGGACTGGGTGTTCTTTTCTCCTGCGGGGACTATAGAGCCGGGCGAAAGGACTGCCAATTACCGTTTGGGAAAGGACTATTTGATTGTTGACGAAAAAGGTAACAGTAAAATATCGGTTGAAGATTATGCTAAAGCCATGTTAGATGAATTAGAGACTCCTAAACATCATCGCGAGCGTTTTACAATTGGATATTAA
- a CDS encoding GlsB/YeaQ/YmgE family stress response membrane protein: MRDLFLFIGIGVFAGFGAWIITRQNTYKQLLIRILVSGFGSLGGGYVARTLNFTQTNDLFIASLVFSVIGAILPILIVYLLKIND, translated from the coding sequence ATGAGAGATCTATTTCTTTTTATAGGTATAGGAGTTTTTGCCGGATTTGGTGCGTGGATAATTACTCGCCAAAATACTTATAAGCAATTATTGATTCGGATATTAGTTTCAGGCTTTGGATCATTAGGAGGAGGGTATGTTGCCAGAACTTTGAATTTTACACAGACCAACGATCTTTTTATAGCTAGTCTTGTTTTTTCAGTAATAGGAGCTATTCTTCCAATTCTTATTGTATATCTATTGAAAATTAATGATTAA
- a CDS encoding VOC family protein, which yields MKFSHIHHVAIICSDYGVSKDFYTRILGFEVIHETYRAERQSYKLDLRIDDRSQIELFSFPDAPKRPSYPEAQGLRHLAFTVENIEKAVEYLNSFDVKTEPIRTDEITGKRFTFFFDPDGLPLELYEI from the coding sequence ATGAAATTTTCGCACATACACCACGTTGCCATCATCTGTTCGGATTACGGGGTGTCTAAAGATTTTTATACCCGCATATTGGGATTCGAGGTTATTCACGAAACGTATCGTGCCGAGCGTCAATCGTATAAACTGGATTTAAGGATAGACGACAGGTCTCAGATCGAGCTATTTTCGTTTCCCGATGCCCCCAAACGTCCCTCTTACCCCGAAGCTCAGGGTTTGCGTCATCTGGCTTTTACGGTCGAAAACATAGAAAAAGCCGTTGAATATCTCAACAGCTTTGATGTAAAAACCGAACCTATTCGCACCGACGAAATCACAGGTAAACGATTCACTTTCTTTTTCGATCCCGATGGATTGCCTCTCGAGCTATACGAAATATGA